A DNA window from Clavibacter sepedonicus contains the following coding sequences:
- a CDS encoding bifunctional hydroxymethylpyrimidine kinase/phosphomethylpyrimidine kinase, protein MIGLDLSVYLVTDPALCGARGVPAVVAAAVAGGATAVQIRDKHASAAELLATVVAAADAIDAHASAHPTAPRPLLLVDDRVDVVLAALARGARVDGVHVGQSDVPADLVRRMLDAASPDRRLVVGLTANTPAHVEALRALPAGTVDYLGVGVIRPTSTKPDHPAPLGHDGFGIIAGLSPVPCVAIGGVDVRDVDAIAAAGGAGTAVVSAICAAEDPEAAARELAEARARARARPATTGDATDDPAEVVASSEDHAPPLRPVPRVLSIAGTDPTGGAGIQADLKSIAANGGYGMAVVTALVAQNTTGVREIHVPPVAFLRAQLDAVSDDVAIDAVKIGMLGSAAVVDEVAAWLGAVRPPVVVLDPVMVAQSGDALLDADATEALRRLLPLADVVTPNLPELAALLGEREADGWEAALAQGRTLATRHGVRVVVKGGHLRVDDCPDALVTPGAGGAGPTAHVVDGPRIATTSTHGTGCSLSSALATLQPRRDDWRAALTEAKAWLTGSLAHAEDLGVGSGAGPLDHLRALWDAAGTHAGPISAEMWAGSAGLRREIDDLPFVRRLGDGTLPEAWFSHYLAQDAIYLRAYSRVLARASQLAPAPDAQVVWARSAADAIAAESALHEEWLSRHPAPAVAGPVTRAYVDHLLAHAATSDYAVLVAALLPCFTIYADVGTRLRAAGSEAAAAGVAHPYAAWLATYADPAFAEATRRASELVDEAAVLAGPTRRAAMLEASLLSSAYERDFFHAPEALG, encoded by the coding sequence GTGATCGGGCTCGACCTCTCCGTCTACCTCGTCACCGACCCCGCGCTCTGCGGCGCGCGCGGCGTGCCCGCGGTCGTCGCCGCGGCGGTGGCGGGCGGGGCGACGGCGGTGCAGATCCGCGACAAGCACGCGAGCGCGGCGGAGCTGCTGGCGACGGTCGTCGCGGCGGCGGATGCCATCGACGCGCATGCCTCCGCGCATCCGACGGCCCCGCGGCCGCTGCTCCTCGTGGACGACCGCGTCGACGTCGTGCTCGCGGCCCTCGCCCGCGGTGCCCGCGTGGACGGCGTGCACGTCGGCCAGTCGGACGTGCCGGCCGACCTCGTGCGGCGGATGCTCGACGCCGCGAGCCCCGACCGCCGCCTCGTCGTCGGCCTCACGGCGAACACGCCCGCGCACGTGGAGGCGTTGCGCGCGCTCCCCGCGGGCACGGTCGACTACCTCGGCGTCGGCGTGATCCGGCCCACGAGCACCAAGCCGGACCACCCGGCGCCGCTCGGGCACGACGGGTTCGGGATCATCGCCGGGCTCTCCCCCGTGCCGTGCGTCGCGATCGGCGGGGTGGATGTGCGCGACGTGGACGCGATCGCGGCGGCGGGCGGCGCGGGGACGGCCGTCGTCTCCGCCATCTGCGCGGCGGAGGATCCCGAGGCGGCGGCGCGCGAGCTCGCGGAGGCGCGGGCGCGGGCGCGGGCGCGTCCCGCGACGACGGGCGATGCGACGGACGACCCGGCCGAGGTCGTCGCATCGTCCGAGGACCACGCGCCCCCGCTCCGCCCGGTCCCCCGCGTCCTCAGCATCGCCGGCACGGATCCGACCGGCGGAGCGGGCATCCAGGCCGACCTTAAGTCCATCGCGGCGAACGGCGGCTACGGCATGGCCGTCGTCACGGCGCTCGTCGCGCAGAACACGACGGGCGTCCGCGAGATCCACGTGCCGCCCGTCGCGTTCCTGCGCGCGCAGCTCGACGCGGTCTCCGACGACGTCGCGATCGACGCCGTGAAGATCGGCATGCTCGGATCCGCCGCCGTGGTCGACGAGGTCGCCGCCTGGCTCGGTGCGGTGCGCCCGCCGGTCGTGGTGCTGGATCCGGTGATGGTCGCGCAATCCGGCGACGCGCTCCTCGACGCCGACGCGACCGAGGCGCTCCGCCGCCTGCTGCCGCTCGCCGACGTCGTCACCCCGAACCTGCCCGAGCTCGCCGCGCTCCTCGGCGAGCGCGAGGCCGACGGCTGGGAGGCGGCCCTCGCGCAGGGGCGGACCCTCGCGACCCGGCACGGCGTCCGCGTGGTCGTCAAGGGCGGGCACCTGCGCGTCGACGACTGCCCGGACGCGCTCGTCACGCCGGGCGCGGGCGGCGCGGGTCCGACGGCGCACGTCGTCGACGGGCCGCGCATCGCGACCACCAGCACCCACGGCACCGGCTGCTCCCTTTCGAGCGCGCTCGCGACCCTGCAGCCGCGTCGCGACGACTGGCGGGCGGCGCTCACGGAGGCGAAGGCCTGGCTCACCGGATCGCTCGCGCACGCGGAGGACCTCGGGGTCGGATCCGGCGCCGGCCCGCTCGACCACCTGCGCGCGCTGTGGGACGCCGCGGGCACGCATGCCGGGCCGATCTCGGCGGAGATGTGGGCGGGATCCGCCGGCCTCCGCCGCGAGATCGACGACCTCCCCTTCGTCCGCCGCCTGGGCGACGGCACCCTCCCCGAGGCGTGGTTCTCGCACTACCTCGCGCAGGACGCCATCTACCTCCGCGCGTACTCGCGGGTGCTCGCGCGGGCGAGCCAGCTCGCGCCCGCGCCCGACGCGCAGGTGGTCTGGGCGCGCTCGGCGGCGGACGCGATCGCCGCGGAGTCGGCGCTGCACGAGGAGTGGCTGTCCCGGCATCCCGCGCCCGCGGTCGCCGGCCCGGTGACGCGCGCCTACGTCGACCACCTGCTCGCGCACGCGGCCACGAGCGACTACGCGGTGCTCGTCGCGGCGCTGCTGCCCTGCTTCACCATCTACGCCGACGTGGGGACCCGGCTCCGGGCGGCGGGATCCGAGGCGGCGGCCGCGGGCGTCGCGCACCCATACGCGGCGTGGCTGGCGACCTACGCGGATCCGGCGTTCGCGGAGGCGACCCGGCGCGCGTCCGAGCTGGTCGACGAGGCGGCGGTGCTCGCGGGTCCGACCCGGCGCGCGGCGATGCTCGAGGCGTCGCTCCTGTCGTCCGCGTACGAGCGCGACTTCTTCCACGCCCCGGAGGCGCTCGGCTGA
- the thiM gene encoding hydroxyethylthiazole kinase — protein sequence MSALRPSTGTITRGTPTSADLLLQLRERQPLVQCITNAVVTGFTANVLLALGAAPAMTDVPTESGPFARIASGVLINLGTPHAEQREAAVEAAHAARDAGTPWVLDPVAVGALPVRTRLAHELVALSPTIVRGNASEIIALATGGAGGRGVDATDEVEAALDAASLLARTYGTVVAVSGAVDHITDGHRLVRVHTGDAWLTKVTGGGCALGAVMTAFASTDPDPLRAAVAATSGYTIAADIAAEGARGPGSFAVGLLDALDAVTPELVAQSERLS from the coding sequence ATGAGCGCTCTGCGCCCATCCACGGGAACGATCACGCGGGGGACGCCGACCTCGGCGGATCTCCTCCTCCAGCTGCGGGAGCGCCAGCCGCTCGTGCAGTGCATCACCAACGCGGTCGTCACCGGCTTCACCGCGAACGTCCTGCTCGCGCTGGGTGCCGCGCCCGCGATGACGGACGTGCCGACCGAGTCCGGGCCGTTCGCGCGCATCGCGTCAGGCGTGCTCATCAACCTCGGCACGCCGCACGCCGAGCAGCGGGAGGCCGCGGTCGAGGCCGCGCACGCGGCGCGCGACGCGGGGACGCCGTGGGTGCTGGATCCCGTCGCGGTCGGCGCCCTGCCGGTGCGCACGCGGCTCGCGCACGAGCTCGTGGCGCTGTCGCCGACCATCGTGCGCGGCAACGCGTCGGAGATCATCGCGCTCGCGACGGGCGGCGCGGGCGGCCGCGGGGTCGACGCCACCGACGAGGTCGAGGCCGCGCTCGACGCCGCGAGCCTGCTGGCGCGCACCTACGGCACGGTCGTCGCGGTCTCCGGCGCGGTCGACCACATCACGGACGGCCACCGGCTCGTGCGCGTGCACACGGGTGACGCGTGGCTCACGAAGGTGACGGGCGGCGGCTGCGCGCTTGGGGCCGTGATGACGGCGTTCGCGTCGACGGATCCGGATCCGCTGCGGGCCGCCGTCGCCGCGACCAGCGGCTACACGATCGCGGCCGACATCGCCGCCGAGGGGGCGCGCGGGCCGGGATCCTTCGCGGTCGGGCTGCTCGACGCGCTCGACGCCGTCACGCCCGAGCTCGTCGCCCAAAGTGAGCGCCTGTCGTGA
- a CDS encoding SIR2 family protein: MSQASGIPTGWGVIQDLIRKVATLEHGADRDAVAGATQDPEAWWLEHHGEKLGYSTLLATLATTPAARQGLLAPYFEPPSTDDTDIDKQPTRAHRAIAQLVKRGYIKVIITTNFDRLLEVALSEVGIGAQVAARPEAVAGLQPLAHAPATIIKIHGDYRDIESLNTSEELSEYAEPWKSVLGQIFEQYGLVISGWSAEWDVALVRELEAASSRRYPIFWDSHSGTGPAAQKFANILQASIVPCSSADGMFAGLLANIEALTDMQQESLSVDLKIAKLKRCLPAPSRRIELYDLINSEIKSIRTHTETVATRTQLGSTGYDKVVAESFEHCSDLLQMLSAGVFHDDGTHEALWVRTLQTLLNLRTPPSGSYSAYALALQHLPAQLAFFTMGAVLVNEHRDALLTRLAFEPTWQEPYNASPAKKACKTLGLNSLLNFDLVQSLPRWNNGRGGNWLYPQSHLARELIDAPLSKLLDDISLPNLFDDLEYRIAVLQWLSGSRNPQSGEYLSEGSYDSDGTRTVTRRLLVDALNPSMMTAYTSSQAPSLAVTLSAMEEKLQRNTRW, encoded by the coding sequence GTGTCACAGGCCTCCGGAATTCCCACCGGATGGGGCGTCATACAGGACCTGATCCGAAAAGTCGCGACGCTTGAGCATGGAGCGGATCGGGACGCGGTCGCCGGGGCGACTCAAGACCCCGAGGCATGGTGGCTTGAGCACCATGGGGAGAAGCTGGGATACTCGACTCTTCTCGCGACCCTAGCCACTACGCCGGCAGCTCGACAAGGACTCCTTGCCCCCTATTTCGAACCCCCGTCAACCGATGACACGGATATCGATAAACAACCGACCAGAGCACATAGGGCAATCGCGCAATTAGTCAAGCGTGGATACATCAAAGTCATAATTACCACCAACTTTGATCGCCTACTAGAAGTCGCATTGTCAGAAGTTGGGATTGGCGCGCAAGTAGCCGCAAGACCAGAGGCCGTCGCGGGCTTACAGCCGCTTGCCCATGCTCCCGCGACGATAATCAAGATCCACGGCGACTATCGTGATATTGAATCGTTGAACACAAGCGAGGAGCTGTCGGAATATGCCGAACCATGGAAATCGGTACTCGGCCAAATTTTTGAACAATATGGTCTTGTGATATCTGGCTGGTCCGCCGAGTGGGACGTTGCCCTCGTGCGCGAACTAGAAGCTGCCTCAAGCCGGCGCTATCCTATTTTCTGGGACTCGCACTCCGGGACGGGCCCCGCAGCACAAAAATTCGCCAACATTCTGCAAGCGTCAATAGTTCCATGTTCCAGTGCCGACGGCATGTTCGCGGGCCTGCTCGCGAACATAGAAGCATTGACTGACATGCAGCAAGAATCATTGAGCGTGGATTTGAAGATCGCTAAATTGAAGAGATGCTTGCCGGCGCCGTCTCGTCGAATCGAACTTTATGATTTGATCAATTCCGAAATAAAGTCCATTCGAACCCATACGGAGACAGTCGCCACTAGAACACAGCTCGGTTCCACGGGCTACGACAAGGTTGTTGCGGAGTCCTTCGAGCATTGCAGCGACCTCCTGCAAATGCTTTCCGCGGGCGTTTTCCACGACGACGGCACCCATGAGGCCCTCTGGGTGCGCACTCTTCAAACTCTTTTAAACCTACGCACGCCTCCTTCCGGCTCATACAGTGCGTACGCTTTAGCCCTGCAGCATCTCCCTGCACAATTGGCATTCTTCACCATGGGCGCGGTTTTAGTAAACGAACATCGAGACGCTTTACTAACCCGACTTGCCTTCGAACCCACTTGGCAAGAGCCGTACAATGCGTCGCCAGCGAAAAAAGCCTGCAAAACATTGGGGCTAAACAGTTTACTCAACTTTGACCTAGTTCAATCGTTACCACGATGGAATAACGGTCGCGGAGGGAACTGGCTTTACCCGCAAAGCCATCTTGCCCGAGAACTCATCGATGCGCCTTTGTCGAAATTGCTCGACGACATTAGCTTGCCAAACTTGTTTGATGATCTCGAGTATCGCATCGCTGTACTGCAATGGCTTTCTGGTAGTCGTAATCCTCAGTCAGGGGAATATTTAAGCGAAGGCAGTTATGACAGCGATGGTACGAGGACAGTCACCAGACGCCTTCTAGTAGACGCCCTTAATCCCAGCATGATGACTGCTTACACTTCCAGCCAGGCTCCTTCTCTGGCCGTGACACTAAGTGCTATGGAAGAAAAGCTTCAGAGAAATACGCGCTGGTGA
- a CDS encoding S9 family peptidase — translation MTDPAVPAVSSPASDSSATPPVAEQRPIERTFHGDTFVDRYEWLRDKDDADVIAHLEAENAYTDQATAHLEPLREQLFTEIKDRTQETDLSVPVREGDWWYYARTVEGSQYAIRCRRPVAGPDDWTPPVIEPAADGTATPGEQVLLDSNAEADGHEFFSLGAFEVSPDGSLLAYSVDVEGDERFLLKIRDLTTGEDLADEIPGTSHGATFSAHGDHLFYVTVDDAWRPDTVWRHRVGSPASQDVKVFTEPDESYFVGFGMTRSRQYLVIEVGSKITTEVLLLDAGDPTGAFRSVWPRRHGVEYDVDHAVIDGSDRLLILHNDGATNFELIDVPADDPTSTTDRQVVIPHDDEVRLEDASAFADHLVISYRREGLTRVGVIPFDRVLDGEQLHEIAFDEPIYTVGTAGNPEFAQPTVRLGYTSLATPATTYDYVLATRELRLLKQQPVRGGYDPDDYVQTREWATAEDGTEIPLSVIYKRGLVHPGTPAPLLLYGYGSYEASIDPSFSIARLSLLDRGMAFVIAHVRGGGEMGRRWYDEGKTLTKKNTFTDFVAAADHLIARGWTSPEKLVAEGRSAGGLLMGAVANIAPDRFAGILAGVPFVDALTSILDPSLPLTVIEWDEWGDPLHDPEVYAYMKSYTPYENVREGVEYPRILAVTSLNDTRVLYVEPAKWTTRLREVGAPVLLRTEMQAGHGGKSGRYDAWRERASDYAWVLDVAGLA, via the coding sequence ATGACCGACCCCGCCGTCCCGGCCGTCTCCTCCCCCGCATCCGACTCCTCCGCCACCCCTCCCGTCGCGGAGCAGCGCCCCATCGAGCGCACCTTCCACGGCGACACGTTCGTGGACCGCTACGAGTGGCTGCGCGACAAGGACGACGCCGACGTCATCGCGCACCTCGAGGCCGAGAACGCGTACACGGATCAGGCCACCGCGCATCTGGAGCCGTTGCGCGAGCAGCTGTTCACGGAGATCAAGGACCGCACGCAGGAGACCGACCTCTCCGTCCCCGTCCGCGAGGGCGACTGGTGGTACTACGCGCGCACGGTCGAGGGGTCGCAGTACGCGATCCGCTGCCGCCGCCCCGTCGCCGGCCCGGACGACTGGACCCCGCCCGTCATCGAGCCCGCCGCCGACGGCACGGCCACCCCCGGCGAGCAGGTGCTGCTCGACTCCAACGCCGAGGCCGACGGCCACGAGTTCTTCTCGCTCGGCGCGTTCGAGGTCAGCCCCGACGGATCGCTCCTCGCCTACTCCGTCGACGTCGAGGGCGACGAGCGCTTCCTGCTCAAGATCCGGGACCTCACGACGGGCGAGGACCTCGCCGACGAGATCCCCGGCACCAGCCACGGCGCCACCTTCTCGGCCCACGGCGACCACCTCTTCTACGTCACGGTGGATGACGCGTGGCGCCCCGACACCGTGTGGCGCCACCGCGTCGGCAGCCCCGCGTCGCAGGACGTGAAGGTGTTCACCGAGCCCGACGAGAGCTACTTCGTCGGCTTCGGCATGACGCGCAGCCGCCAGTACCTCGTCATCGAGGTCGGCTCGAAGATCACGACCGAGGTGCTCCTGCTCGACGCCGGGGATCCCACGGGCGCGTTCCGCTCGGTGTGGCCGCGCCGGCACGGGGTCGAGTACGACGTCGACCACGCGGTCATCGACGGATCCGACCGGCTCCTCATCCTGCACAACGACGGCGCCACCAACTTCGAGCTGATCGACGTGCCGGCCGACGACCCGACGTCCACGACCGACCGGCAGGTCGTCATCCCCCACGACGACGAGGTCCGCCTCGAGGACGCCAGCGCGTTCGCCGACCACCTCGTGATCTCCTACCGCCGCGAGGGCCTCACGCGCGTCGGGGTGATCCCCTTCGACCGCGTCCTCGACGGCGAGCAGCTGCACGAGATCGCGTTCGACGAGCCGATCTACACGGTCGGAACAGCGGGCAACCCCGAGTTCGCGCAGCCCACCGTCCGCCTCGGCTACACGAGCCTCGCGACGCCGGCCACCACCTATGACTACGTGCTCGCGACGCGCGAGCTGCGCCTCCTCAAGCAGCAGCCCGTGCGCGGCGGCTACGACCCGGACGACTACGTGCAGACCCGCGAGTGGGCGACCGCGGAGGACGGCACGGAGATCCCGCTCTCGGTGATCTACAAGCGCGGCCTCGTGCACCCGGGCACGCCGGCGCCGCTCCTGCTCTACGGCTACGGCTCCTACGAGGCGAGCATCGACCCATCGTTCTCCATCGCGCGGCTGTCGCTGCTCGACCGGGGCATGGCGTTCGTCATCGCGCACGTGCGCGGCGGCGGCGAGATGGGCCGGCGCTGGTACGACGAGGGCAAGACGCTCACCAAGAAGAACACCTTCACCGACTTCGTGGCGGCGGCCGACCACCTCATCGCGCGCGGGTGGACCAGCCCGGAGAAGCTCGTCGCCGAGGGCCGCAGCGCCGGCGGGCTCCTGATGGGCGCGGTCGCGAATATCGCGCCCGACCGGTTCGCCGGGATCCTCGCGGGCGTGCCGTTCGTGGACGCGCTGACGAGCATCCTCGACCCGTCGCTGCCGCTCACCGTGATCGAGTGGGACGAGTGGGGCGACCCGCTGCACGACCCCGAGGTGTACGCGTACATGAAGTCGTACACGCCGTACGAGAACGTGCGGGAGGGCGTGGAGTACCCGCGGATCCTCGCGGTCACGAGCCTCAACGACACGCGCGTGCTCTACGTCGAGCCCGCCAAGTGGACGACCCGCCTCCGCGAGGTCGGCGCGCCCGTGCTGCTGCGCACCGAGATGCAGGCCGGCCACGGCGGCAAGTCGGGCCGCTACGACGCGTGGCGCGAGCGCGCCTCCGACTACGCGTGGGTGCTCGACGTGGCGGGGCTGGCCTAG
- a CDS encoding maltokinase N-terminal cap-like domain-containing protein, whose amino-acid sequence MQHHDLSVIPDFLAAWMREQRWFASKGTEPRLERIGGWSFSDEGWFARIETHLIIDHGSAKPVLYQVPLTYRQAPLEELKPFHIGTTVEDDGVELHVYDGPHDPAYAWALIRTILDDRDADVDETSLGATARGQRQPGVEIATVVGSHVLSGEQSNTSIIYDMVSADGHAVNPMIVKVFRALHHGENPDVVLQSAIAGAGSRLVPQTMGSVLAEWSDSGREEGRAIGHVAFAQEFLPGVTDAWRVALRAAEADADFQAEARALGEATADVHATLAAALPTVEATPDVIEGIMVSFRRRHATAEREVPEIAAFHDAISSVYDAAEKGEWPKLQRIHGDYHLGQVLSVPNRGWVLLDFEGEPMRPMHERSLADVTLRDVAGMLRSFDYVAGSYALAHPGKSAAAWASASRRAFVDGYIARSGTDLRANRALLDAFEIDKAVYEAIYEVRNRPGWLSIPLQAVARLATRSSTLGAVTTPGATGPREAGPLTS is encoded by the coding sequence ATGCAGCACCACGACCTCAGCGTGATCCCCGACTTCCTCGCCGCGTGGATGCGCGAGCAGCGCTGGTTCGCCTCGAAGGGCACCGAGCCCCGCCTCGAGCGCATCGGCGGCTGGAGCTTCAGCGACGAGGGCTGGTTCGCCCGCATCGAGACGCACCTGATCATCGACCACGGCAGCGCCAAGCCCGTGCTGTACCAGGTGCCGCTCACCTACCGGCAGGCGCCGCTGGAGGAGCTGAAGCCCTTCCACATCGGCACCACGGTCGAGGACGACGGCGTCGAGCTGCACGTCTACGACGGCCCGCACGACCCCGCGTACGCGTGGGCGCTCATCCGCACGATCCTCGACGACCGCGACGCCGACGTCGACGAGACCTCGCTCGGCGCGACCGCGCGCGGCCAGCGCCAGCCGGGCGTGGAGATCGCGACCGTCGTCGGATCCCACGTGCTCTCGGGCGAGCAGTCGAACACGTCGATCATCTACGACATGGTCTCGGCCGACGGCCACGCCGTGAACCCGATGATCGTCAAGGTCTTCCGCGCGCTGCACCACGGCGAGAATCCCGACGTCGTGCTCCAGTCCGCCATCGCGGGCGCCGGATCCCGGCTCGTGCCGCAGACCATGGGCAGCGTGCTCGCCGAGTGGAGCGACTCCGGCCGCGAGGAGGGGCGCGCCATCGGGCACGTCGCCTTCGCGCAGGAGTTCCTGCCCGGCGTGACCGACGCGTGGCGGGTCGCACTCCGCGCCGCCGAGGCCGACGCTGACTTCCAGGCCGAGGCCCGCGCGCTCGGCGAGGCCACCGCAGACGTGCACGCCACGCTCGCGGCCGCGCTCCCCACCGTCGAGGCCACGCCCGACGTCATCGAGGGGATCATGGTCAGCTTCCGCCGCCGCCACGCGACGGCCGAGCGCGAGGTGCCCGAGATCGCCGCCTTCCACGACGCCATCTCGAGCGTGTACGACGCCGCCGAGAAGGGCGAGTGGCCGAAGCTGCAGCGCATCCACGGCGACTACCACCTCGGCCAGGTGCTCTCGGTGCCGAACCGCGGCTGGGTCCTCCTCGACTTCGAGGGCGAGCCGATGCGGCCCATGCACGAGCGGTCGCTCGCCGACGTCACGCTCCGCGACGTCGCCGGCATGCTCCGGTCGTTCGACTACGTGGCCGGCTCGTACGCGCTCGCGCACCCCGGCAAGTCCGCGGCCGCGTGGGCAAGCGCCTCGCGCCGCGCGTTCGTCGACGGCTACATCGCCCGCTCCGGCACCGACCTCCGCGCGAACCGGGCCCTGCTCGACGCGTTCGAGATCGACAAGGCCGTGTACGAGGCGATCTACGAGGTCCGTAACCGGCCCGGCTGGCTCTCCATCCCGCTGCAGGCCGTCGCGCGCCTCGCGACCCGCTCGAGCACGCTCGGCGCCGTCACGACGCCCGGCGCGACCGGGCCGCGCGAGGCGGGGCCGCTCACCTCCTGA
- a CDS encoding mycoredoxin, with protein MAPETSSYVPAPGRITMFSTTWCGYCRRLKAQLDRAGIGYDEVDIEQVPGTAELVEAINGGNQTVPTVLFPDGSSATNPSLADVTAKVA; from the coding sequence ATGGCGCCCGAGACCTCCTCCTACGTACCTGCCCCCGGGCGGATCACGATGTTCTCCACCACCTGGTGCGGCTACTGCCGCCGGCTGAAGGCCCAGCTCGATCGAGCCGGCATCGGCTACGACGAGGTGGACATCGAGCAGGTGCCCGGCACCGCGGAGCTCGTGGAGGCCATCAACGGCGGCAACCAGACCGTCCCGACCGTCCTCTTCCCCGACGGATCGTCCGCCACCAACCCGTCGCTCGCCGACGTGACCGCGAAGGTGGCCTGA
- a CDS encoding FAD-binding protein, which yields MTDTIEQGTAGTNWAGNYAYTAREVRTPTSVEELRAIVRDAPTIRVLGSRHSFNDIADSEVLVSLAELPADLVIDRDASTATFSAGLPYGKLAELLGAEGLAIHNLASLPHISVGGAIATATHGSGIGNGNLGTAVAALEMITADGETVTYRRGDDDFDGVVVGLGALGVVTRVTLDVEPSYLVRQRVFEGLSWDAFDENLEDVFGGAYSVSVFTRFGETTDQVWLKSRVQLGVDGQPEDEVVVADYFGAPAATEERHPILGIDPVHSTSQLGVVGLWSDRLSHFKMGFTPSDGEEIQSEFHVPLDRAVEAVQALRAMGDRIRPILLVCELRAVAEDRLWLSPQYGQTTIGLHFTWKRDQEAVEALLVELEAAIRPFGARPHWGKVFTAEAADIVPLYPRSGDFLALAERLDPTHKFRNAWYERSLLG from the coding sequence ATGACCGACACCATCGAGCAGGGCACCGCGGGCACCAACTGGGCCGGCAACTACGCGTACACGGCCCGCGAAGTCCGCACGCCGACGAGCGTCGAGGAGCTGCGGGCCATCGTCCGTGACGCGCCGACGATCCGCGTGCTGGGATCCCGCCACTCGTTCAACGACATCGCCGACTCGGAGGTGCTGGTCTCGCTCGCCGAGCTGCCGGCCGACCTCGTGATCGACCGCGACGCCAGCACCGCCACCTTCTCCGCGGGCCTCCCCTACGGCAAGCTCGCGGAGCTCCTCGGCGCGGAGGGCCTCGCGATCCACAACCTCGCGTCGCTGCCCCACATCTCGGTCGGCGGCGCCATCGCGACGGCGACCCACGGATCCGGCATCGGCAACGGCAACCTCGGCACCGCGGTCGCGGCCCTCGAGATGATCACCGCCGACGGCGAGACCGTCACGTACCGCCGCGGGGACGACGACTTCGACGGCGTCGTGGTGGGCCTCGGCGCGCTCGGCGTCGTCACCCGCGTGACCCTCGACGTCGAGCCGTCCTACCTCGTGCGCCAGCGCGTGTTCGAGGGCCTGTCGTGGGACGCGTTCGACGAGAACCTCGAGGACGTCTTCGGCGGCGCGTACAGCGTCAGCGTCTTCACGCGCTTCGGCGAGACCACCGACCAGGTGTGGCTGAAGAGCCGCGTGCAGCTCGGCGTCGACGGCCAGCCCGAGGACGAGGTCGTCGTGGCCGACTACTTCGGGGCGCCCGCCGCCACCGAGGAGCGCCACCCCATCCTCGGGATCGACCCCGTCCACAGCACCTCGCAGCTCGGCGTCGTCGGCCTCTGGTCCGACCGCCTGTCGCACTTCAAGATGGGATTCACGCCGAGCGACGGCGAGGAGATCCAGTCGGAGTTCCACGTGCCGCTCGACCGGGCGGTCGAGGCCGTGCAGGCGCTGCGGGCCATGGGCGACCGGATCCGGCCGATCCTCCTCGTCTGCGAGCTGCGCGCCGTGGCCGAGGACCGGCTGTGGCTGAGCCCCCAGTACGGGCAGACGACCATCGGCCTGCACTTCACCTGGAAGCGCGACCAGGAGGCCGTCGAGGCGCTCCTCGTCGAGCTGGAGGCGGCCATCCGGCCGTTCGGCGCGCGCCCGCACTGGGGCAAGGTCTTCACCGCTGAGGCGGCCGACATCGTGCCGCTGTACCCGCGATCCGGCGACTTCCTCGCCCTCGCCGAGCGCCTGGATCCGACGCACAAGTTCCGCAACGCGTGGTACGAGCGCTCGCTGCTCGGCTGA